A single genomic interval of Thermodesulfobacteriota bacterium harbors:
- a CDS encoding HesA/MoeB/ThiF family protein, with translation MTSTPLTEHEILRYSRQIILPEVGGAGQERLKRARVLVVGAGGVGAPAALYLAAAGVGTLGICDDDRVDLTNLQRQVIHATKDLGRPKAAAAAERLRVLNPEIRVEEHPVRLRAANALAILAGYEAVVDGSDTFASKFLVNDACAAAGVPHVFAGILGFQGQLLTVLPGRGPCYRCFFREAPPPGSVPTCAQAGILGPVAGVLGSLQALEVLKLLLGIGEPAAGRLILFDGLGLAWREVAIHRDPRCPS, from the coding sequence ATGACCAGCACTCCCCTGACCGAGCACGAAATCCTGCGCTACTCGCGCCAGATCATCCTCCCGGAGGTGGGCGGTGCGGGGCAGGAGCGCCTGAAGCGCGCCCGGGTCCTGGTGGTGGGCGCGGGGGGGGTGGGGGCGCCGGCGGCCCTGTACCTCGCGGCCGCGGGGGTGGGGACCCTGGGGATCTGCGACGACGACCGGGTGGATCTCACCAACCTCCAGCGCCAGGTGATCCATGCCACGAAGGATCTGGGCCGGCCCAAGGCCGCCGCGGCGGCCGAGCGGCTGCGGGTCCTGAACCCCGAGATCCGGGTGGAGGAGCACCCGGTGCGCCTGCGGGCGGCCAACGCCCTGGCGATCCTGGCCGGGTACGAGGCCGTCGTGGACGGCTCCGACACCTTCGCCTCCAAGTTCCTGGTGAACGACGCCTGCGCCGCGGCGGGAGTGCCCCACGTCTTCGCCGGCATCCTGGGCTTCCAGGGCCAGCTCCTCACGGTGCTTCCCGGCCGGGGGCCCTGCTACCGGTGCTTCTTTCGCGAGGCGCCGCCGCCCGGCTCGGTGCCCACCTGCGCCCAGGCGGGCATCCTCGGCCCCGTGGCGGGGGTCCTGGGGAGCCTCCAGGCCCTGGAGGTCTTGAAGCTCCTTCTGGGCATCGGGGAGCCCGCCGCGGGACGACTGATCCTCTTCGACGGCCTGGGGCTCGCGTGGCGCGAAGTGGCTATCCACCGGGACCCGAGGTGCCCTTCTT